The sequence GGTCGTGGTTTCCCAGCTCTGGTACAAAGTGGGCTCGAGCTACGAGTCGCCCGGCCAGACCGGCCTGTCCCACGCCCTCGAACATATGATGTTCAAGGGCAGCCGCAAGCTCGGGGCCGGAGAAGCGTCGCGTATCCTTCGCGAGCTGGGAGCCGAAGAGAACGCCTTCACCAGTGACGATTACACTGCCTACTATCAGGTACTGGCGCGGGATCGCCTCGCCGTTGCCTTCGAACTGGAGGCCGACCGCCTCGCCAGCCTGCAGTTGCCGGCGGAAGAGTTCGCTCGCGAAATCGAAGTGATCAAAGAAGAGCGCCGGCTGCGCACCGACGACAAGCCAAGCGCGCTGGCCTATGAACGCTTCAAGGCCATGGCTTACCCGGCCAGCGGCTATCACACCCCCACCATCGGCTGGATGGCCGATCTCAACCGCATGACCATCGATGAGCTGCGTCACTGGTACCAGGCCTGGTATGCGCCCAACAATGCCACCCTGGTAGTGGTCGGCGACGTCACTCGCGACGAAGTGCAGGCGCTGGCGGCACGTTATTTCGGTCCGATCGAGCGTCGCCCGCTGCCCAGTGCCAAGCGCCCCCTGGAACTGGCCGAGCCCGGCGAGCGTCGGCTCACACTTCACGTCAAGACGCAGGTGCCGAGCCTGATGATGGCCTTCAATATGCCCAGCCTGGCCACCGTTGAAGATGCCCGACAGATCCACGCCCTGCGTCTGATCAGCGCACTTCTCGACGGTGGCTACAGCGCGCGCCTGCCACAGCAACTCGAGCGCGGCGAGGAGCTGGTGACCAGCGCCTCGGCCTGGTACAACGCCTACGCCCGCGGGGATTCCCTGTTCATGCTCAGCGCCGCGCCCAATGTGCAGAAAGGCCGCAGCCTGCAAGAGGTCGAAGCCGGTCTCTGGCGGCAACTGGAACAGCTCAAACAGAACGCACCCTCCGAGGCCGAACTGGAGCGAGTGCGCGCCCAGGTCATTGCCGGGCTGGTCTACGAGCGCGACTCCATCACCCAGCAGGCCACCACCATCGGCCAGCTGGAAACAGTCGGCTTGTCCTGGCGCCTGATGGATGAAGAGCTCAGCGCGCTCGAAGCGGTGACGCCGGACGACATCCAGCAGGCGGCCCGCACCTTCTTTACCCGCTCACGCCTGAGCGTTGCCCACGTCCTGCCCGAGGAGTCCCGCGATGAGTGAGCGCAACCTGATGCATCGCAGCCTCATCGGCCTGTTGCTGGCGTCCTGCCTCGGCCTGGCCGCCTGTAGCGAAGACGCCGGCGAAACGGCCGCATCGATCCCGATCCCCACCGAGGAAACCGTCGCCACCCCCGCCGAATCCGGGCAGGCCATTGCCAACGCCAAGGCGACTGAGACGCCCCGCCTGGAGTCGCTGGCCGAACTCGGCGACCAGCCGCTCGCGCGCCGCGAGCTGGACATCCAGAGCTGGCAGACCCAAGGCGGCGCGCGAGTGCTGTTCGTCGAGGCCCACCAGTTGCCGATGTTCGACCTGCGCCTGACCTTTGCCGCCGGCAGCAGCCAGGATGGCGGCACGCCTGGGCTGGCCATGCTGACCAACGCGATGCTCAACGAAGGGATCGAGGGCAAGGACGTCACCGCCATCGCCGAAGGCTTCGAAGGCCTCGGGGCAGAATTCGGCAACGGCTCCTATCGCGACATGGCGGTGGCCAGCCTGCGCAGCCTGAGTGCACAAGACAAGCGCGAGCCAGCGCTGCAGTTGTTCAGCCAGGTGGTCGGCCGGCCAACCTTTCCGGAAGACTCGCTGCAACGGATCAAGAACCAGCTACTGGCCGGCTTCGAGTTCCAGAAGCAAAACCCCGGCAAGCTGGCCAGCCTCGAATTGTTCGAGCAGCTCTATCAGCACCATCCATACGCGCACCCCAGCGAGGGTACGCCCGAAACCATTCCACGAATCGACACGGCTCAGCTGCGTGCCTTTCATGGCAAAGCGTATGCCTCAGGCAACGCCGTGATCGCCCTGGTCGGAGACCTCGACCGAGCGCAAGCCGAGGCCATTGCCGAGCAGGTCTCGCAGGCCTTGCCGCAGGGCCCGGCACTGCCTGCCCCGGCAACGCCAGGCGACCCCACGGCGGGCCAGCATCACATCGATTTTCCGTCCAACCAGACCCACCTGATGCTGGCGCAACTCGGCATCCCGCGCGGTCACCCCGATTACGCCGCGCTGTATCTGGGCAACCAGATCCTTGGCGGGGGCGGTTTCGGTACACGCCTGATGGAAGAAGTACGAGAAAAGCGGGGACTCACGTACGGCATCTACTCCGGATTCAGCCCCATGCAGACCAACGGTCCGTTCATGATCAATCTGCAGACCCGTGCCGATCTTTCCGAAGCCACGCTGGAACTGGTGCAGCGACTGGTCGCCGAGTTCCTCGAACAGGGCCCCACCCAGGCCGAACTGGAACGCAGCAAGCGTGAAATCGCGGGCAGCTTTCCGCTGTCCACTGCCAGCAATGCGGACATCGTTGGCCAGTTGGGCAGCATCGGCTTCTACGGCCTGCCGCTGACCTACCTTGAAGACTTCATGCAACAGGTGCAGGCGCTGTCGGTCGAAGAGGTCAAGGCTGCGATGAACGAGCACCTCAGTCCAGACGGCTTCGTGATCGTCACGGCCGGCCCGCAAGTCGAGCAGAAGCCGCTTCCGGCGCCGAGCGAGAAGCCCCTCGAACAACCCAGCAGCGTTCCGGAGCATTGATGGCCAACCCACCCATCCGCCCTTCCGCCCATGGTGGCCAGGGCCAGCTGCGTATCATCGGCGGCGAATGGCGCAGCCGACGCTTCGGCTTTCCCGATGCCGACGGGCTACGACCGACGCCTGATCGAGTCCGCGAGACGCTGTTCAACTGGCTTGCCCCGTATCTGTCCGGTGCCCGCGTCCTCGACCCGTTTACCGGCAGCGGAGCGCTCTACCTCGAAGCGCTCTCACGTGGCGCCAGCATGGCGCTGGCGCTGGACCTCAATGCCAACGCCATCGCCAGCCTGCGCAAGCACCTCGATACACTGAACTGTGGCCAGGGCCAGTTGCTGCAAAGCGATGCGCTGCGGTATCTGGAAACCCAGACGCCTACGCCCTTCGATCTGGTGTTTCTCGATCCGCCCTTCAACAAGAACCTGCTGCAACCTGCCTGCGAGCTGCTGGAACACAAGGGCTGGCTGGCCCGGCATGCCTGGATCTATACCGAGAGCGAGGCCATGCCGTCGAGCCTCGGACTGCCGGGCAACTGGCGGCTGCATCGCGAGAAGAAGGCCGGCAACGTCCATTACGCATTGTGGGAGCGCAGCGGCGAAGCCTGAGCGTCCGTCAGCGACCTGTACAAAAATGCCGTTCGCATCGTGGCCCCGCGCCGCGAGGCAGAAGCAGAACCGCCGTACCGCAACCAGCACGGGGCCAACCAGTGTCCGTCACCTTTCCCGATTCCGCGTTGAGCCCCGAGCCAGGCGCGACGTTCAGCCCCGCCTGGTGGCTGCGCGGTGGTCATTTGCAGACACTCTGGAACCCCCTGTGCCGTCGCGCACCCTCACTGCCGCGCCGCCGCGAGCGGCTGTGGCTGGCCGACGGCGACTTCATCGATCTCGACTGGTACGGCCCTCACGATGCCAGGGTGCCATTGGTTCTGGCGCTGCACGGGCTTACCGGCTCATCGAACTCGCACTACGTGCGGGGCCTGCAACAGCAACTGGCTCAGCGAGACTGGGCCAGCGTGGCCGTCAACTGGCGCGGCTGCTCCGGCGAGCCCAACTTGCTGCCGCGTGCCTACCATTCAGGCGCCAGCGATGACCTGAACGAAGTGATCGCGCATGTGCAGACCGCGCGGCCACTGGCTCCGCTGTACGCGGTAGGCTATTCGCTCGGCGGTAACGTCCTGCTCAAATATCTCGGCGAGCACGGCACGCGGGCGCCACTGCAACGCGCCGTGGCGGTTTCGGTGCCTTTTCGCCTGGACCAGTGCGCCGACCGCATTGGCCTCGGCTTCTCGCGGATCTACCAGGCGCATTTCATGCGCGAAATGGTGGCCTACGTCCGGGACAAACAGCGCCTGTTCACACAGCAGGGCGCCAGTGAGCATCTTTCGACGCTGCAACGCCTCGGCTCGCTGGACGGCATGCGCACCTTCTGGGACTTCGACGGCCGCTTCACCGCACCGCTGCACGGCTACGACGACGCCACCGATTACTACCGCCGCGCCTCGAGCCGCTACTTCCTGCCCGACATCCGCACCCCGACCCTGCTGATCCAGGCGGAAGACGATCCCTTCGTGTTCCGTCACAGCGTGCCCGAGCCAAACGAACTCTCGCCGACCACCACGCTGGAACTGCACCGCCACGGCGGCCACGTCGGCTTCGTCGAGGGTTCGCCGCTCAAGCCGCGTTACTACCTGGAGCGGCGAATACCTCAGTGGCTGGCCTTGGACTGATCCACTCAGCCGCCAAAGGCGAACCAGGGGTCAGGGAAGCGCGCCGTAAGCCCGAGCCGATCGATACGCCACTGCGCCGGCAAACCGTCGTGGACCCGAGCGATCACGCGCAGACTCCGCGTTGGCGCGCTGAATGGCGGCCGAAGTTCGGCCGGGACCGGAGCGGCATCGTCGACGGCCTGTACCACCACCGCCTGTCGCTTGCTGCCATCCGGGAAAATCAACGTCAACGGCTTGCCCGGCATAGCGCTGGCGGCATGGCTGGGGTGCAGATACACCCACACCTGCGGTTCGGCATCGCGCTCCAGGCGCAGCAGTGGCGTGCCTGGCCCCACGTTCTCACCCGGAGCGGCCATGATTTCACCCACTTTGCCATCCGACTCGGCGCGCACCCCCAGCTCGTTCAGACGACTGTCCAGCCAGGCGAGTTCGAGTTCACGCTGACGCTCATCGGCTGACACCACGGGCTGGCTGCGCTGTTCGAGCTGGTACAGGTCGCGAAGTCGCGCATCACGCTGGTTGGTCGCCTCCATCAACTCGCCCCGCGTCGCCGCGCCAGCTTCGAGTAAGCCACGGACCCGCTGCACATGAGCCTCGGCGCGGTCGAGCGAGGTTCGCAACAGGGCGCGTTCACGTGCCAGCGCGACCTCGTCACGCACCGCCTGTGGGGCGCCGGCCTGTAACAGAAAGCGCCGCGCCCGCCATTCCGGATTATCCAGGCGCACCAGTAGCTCGCCAGCCGTCACGCGCTGTCCAGGCTCGACCAGCACCTGCTGAACCTGGCCCACATCCCGGCTGCGCAGCTCGACGCTCGACAAATGCACCTGTGCCGGCGCCTCGATCAGCCATAGCGCCAGCAGCCAGCGCCCTGCCAGCCATAGCAGGGGACTGGCCACGGCCAGAAGGATGAGATACCAGCGCAGCCGAAAGGCCAGTCGCTTGCCGGGTGCATAGAGGACCTGCAAACCCTGCTCGTGGGTCGGCTGGTGTTCCTTGGCGCTGGAGAATCTGATCTTCATGCGGTTTGCTCAATGGGGGTAGTAGGACCAGTCCTGCCAGTCGATTCCGGTGATGGAGGCTGCGTGCAGCCGCTGCCGCCAGCGCGCTTCCTGCGCGTGCAGTTGCGCGCGCGACTGGCCGCTCCAGGTTTGCTCCGCGGGCAGCTGTGGCTCCACGCTCTGCGCGAGGCGAAACGACAGGCCCGGCCAGCGCCGCGCGATGCCTTGCGCCAGCTCGGCGCTGCGTTCGGGATTGCGGGTGTAGATCATCAGACTGATCTGCCGTACGCCGCGCTGATCGAGGCGACATGGCACGCAGTACTCACCGGGGCGTGGCGCGGCGAACCAGCGATGATGGCTCGATATTTCCACCGGCCAGTGGCTGGCCTGCGCGACCTCGGCCAGCGTGTCCATCCAGTCCTGCAACCGGGCCGTCGGCACTGGCCAGCCAAGCTGTTCGACCTCCAGATCCAGGTGCAAGGCGCTGAACGGCAGGAGGGCCAGCGTGGCCAGCACGTCGATGAGCCCCTGACGGCGAGCCGGCAAAAGCCAATCGGGATCGCCCAGCAGCAATGCCACCTCGAGCCCCTGCGAGCGCGCTTCGCTGAGCGTGACCTGCAACTGGTCCTTCAAGCGATCCGGTGCGGCAAGTTGCGCCGCGCTGAGTCCCAGATAGATGCGCTGCATGCCGGCCTGCACCAGCGAGGCCAATTCATCGGCGCGGCTGTTAGCGTCCAACAGCCGGCGGCTGTCCCAGACGTATGTTCCCCGCCGCCAACGATCCGGCTGCATGAGCGCCACAGGCGCGTCGTTGGTCGCCCATTCGCGCCAGTCGAGCTGCACCGGACCGAGCATGGCCGGATGCACTTCGCTGTCGTCCAGGAACAACTGCAGCGCGGCCTGCCGCAGCCACAGGCCATGCCAAGCGGCGATCAGCCGAAGCTCCGAATACGCCTGGTCGAGGGCCGCGCTCATGGCACCCGCGTAGGCCTGATCGACACTGTTTTCCAGGCGTAACCTTTGCTCCCGTACGGCCAACGCGGCGGCGTCCCGCTGCTGGCGCGCCTCCAGCAACTCATCAGCCGCGTGCCGATGCGCACCCAACGCCTGGCCGATCGCCTGCACCAGCAGATCGCGCTCGGCCTGCAACTGCGCCATGGCGGCCTGATGACGCGCCTCGCGCTCATCACCCCGCGCCTTGCCGTACGCCAAGGGATCGAACGGCGCCGACAGACTGATGCTGGCCACCAGCCCACTGCCCGGTTTGCTGCCACCGTTACGGTCTTCGTAGCTCTGCGCGACGCTGAAACTCGAATCGATGCCCGTGTACCAGGGCGTGTGCCGACTCTGCTCGGCGAGCCGGAGCTGCTCACGTCGCGCATCGAGGCGTGGGTGCGCCTCCAATCCATTGAGCCAGGCGCTCAACGGCTGCGCCGTCGTTGCCAGCGTTTCCGGCACGGCCTGGAGCGGCGCCTCGACCGGTTGACCGCTCGACACGCTCAGCTGATACCGGGTTTCTTCAAGCACCTGTCCACTTTCGGAACAGCGGCGCTGCAGGGCTTGCCAGCGACCATCGAGCAGGCGGGCCTCGGAGGCGAGCAGCCAACCTCCACGAACCCGCTCCGCCAACTGGTCGCGCGACCGTTGCACGCTGTCTGCATGTCCCTCACACCAACGCGACTCCTGTTGTGCCCGCCACCAGTCCGCGTAAGCGCTTCGCAACGCCAGGCGTTGCTGTGCGCGATAAAGAGAACGTCGGGCTTGCTGCTGTTGCCGCTCGCTCTCGACGACCTTCACCGCATCCAGCTGCCGGTGCAGGCTGCCCAGCAGCGGATGGCGCAGGCCCAGCGCCAAGTCTCTGCCCTGGTAATCGTCTCGCACGTCTTCGGTGACGAGTTCACGATAACGGCCCGCTCCAGCCGACGCGAACCACTGCCAGCCGGCCTCGGCTTCACGCTGCTGCCTGAGCGAATCGAGCGCGGTCAATTCGGCATCGACCGCGCGTACCACGGGCGCAGCCTCGACCGTGTCGAGCAAGCGAGAAAGTGGAAGCGACTCAGCATGGCTGGCAGAGGCCATCCACATCATGGCCAGGAAGGTGCACGAACGCCGCATCAGAACCTCTTCGCCTTGCGCAGCACCCACCAGGGCGCCATAGCCGTCTCTTCATGGCCACGCCGCACCATCTCGTTGAGAATCGCCACAGCGCTCCAGCACCGCAGGACGAACATGAACAGCGGGAACAGCGGCACCGCCCATAGCAGCCATGAATCTTCGCGGGGGCGCTCGGAAACCATGGCCAGCAACGCGAGGTAACCCAGCAGGGTATTGGCCAGGTAGACCAGATAAACCAGCAAGGCGAGCACCAGGAAGGTGGACAGCTGCAGCGTGAACAACCCCACGAGGAAGTAGCCGACAATGATGAAGGGCAACACCAGCTGAAAGAAAAACCCGCTGACCAGCACTGCCAGGAAATTCGGCCAACCCAGCAGCCGCGGCGTGAAGCTGTGACGGTGCTTGCGCGCGTAGAGAAAGAAAAGATCGCCATCCCAGCGCAAGCGCTGCAGCAGAAACTGACGGAACGTCGCCGGCGCATCGGTGTGTCCGATGGCGCGGGGCTCGAAGGGAATGCGCAGCGGTCGGCGCCCGAAATAGTTTTTGATCCGCAGGGTGATATCCAGGTCTTCTGCGGTATGCGTATCCCAGCCGCCGATCTTCAGCAGAAAACTGCGGCGGAACGCCCCGAACGCGCCGGACACATTGTTCACCACGTTCCATTCGCTGAGGCCGATCTTGGCCATCTGGATCGACAGCAGATATTCCAGCGCCTGCATCGCCGTGGTCAACGACACGCGACTGTTGCGCACCCGCAGGCTGCCGGCGACCGCTGGCACGGCCGGGTCCTGGAAATGCCTGACGATGTTCACGACCATGTCGTTATCGAACGAGGTGTCTCCATCCAGTGCCATGACGATGTCACCGGTGCTGTACTCGAGCCCGGCGTTGAGCGAAGAGACCCGTCCGCCACGCTGCCATTTTGCGATGGGCCGCAGGTAGCGGCGCGGGTACAGCTGCGTATCGACGCGAAAATCCCGTACGGCCTGCATCGTCGCGTGGTTCGCCGCGGCGCCATCCACCACGGGAATCAGCTCGATTTCGCCACGGTACGTCTGCTCGCACAGGCTGAGCAATGTCGTCTGCACGTCGCGGCCTTCGCTATAGCAGGTGATCACGCAACTGACGCGAGGTTGATAGCCGTTGCCTTCCGGCAGCACGAACGGCTTGCGCACAAACCAGCGCAGGACGCCGACCAGCACCAGCAGGTTGAGCGGCACTTCCAGCAGCAGAAACGCCGGAAACAGCATGACCAGCAGATAACCAAGTCCCTGCGGCTTGTCGATCTCGCCGAGAATGCCAAGCCATTGCAACCAGAAGCCTTCCATCAGACCAGGGCTCCGTTCAGGCGCGCCAGCAACAGGGCCGCATCCTCCTGTTCGAGCAGATCGCCTGGCGCAGTGAACCCCGCGTGACGCAATTGCAGGCGCCCGATTTGCCCTTGCACCAATTGTTCCGCACCCTGGGCCAATCGTTTGCGCACCACATCGAGCCCCATCGCATCGGTATGCGGCATCATGATCCAGAGAACTTCCTCGCTGACCCGGCTGCAGCGATCGGTGTCACGTACGGCCTCCTGGAGGCGCTCGACCAGACCGTCTATCAGCGCATGGCCACGTAATTCGCCCAGTTCGCTGACGGTCGCGGTGAGATTGACGAAGCGCAAGCCCAGCATGGAAAACGCAGGCGCCTTGTAGCGCCGCACCAATTGCAACTGCCAATTGAGCAGCTCGTGGAAGGATTTCGGGCTCAGCAGGTTGAGCCGACCGAACTGGTCGTGATGGGTGACGGTGGTGCTGTATCCCTGGCGACACCGCAAGCGACCGGACTCCGCCAGCCTATAGTTGCGCACCTCCCGTACCCGCAGTTTGTCCGGCTCGTGAGAACGACCGCAATCCAGGCAGCGCGCCTCGATATCCGCATCGACGAAGAATGCCTGGCAACCGCGGCAGCGGTAGTTCTCCAGCGGCCGATCGTAATCGCTACCAATGTGGCGCAAGCGGGACAGGCAGTTCGGGCAGAGCAGCAAGCCGTCCTTGAGGAAATGCTCCTGCGCGCCGACATGGCCGCAGGTGAAGCAGTGCAACGAGGGCTGGCGGGCAATGTCCAGGGTTTCGCATTCAGGACAGACGTCGACGTAGTTCAGCCGGCCAGAGCCGCAGCCGATGCACAACCGCACGCGATCAAGCAACTCGCCCTCCTCAAGCCAACCCTGCTGCACCATGAGTTGCAGCCAGGCGAACGCATTGGGCGTTTCGTCATCTTCCAGCGCTTCGAGGACCGGGTACCGGTAATGCTGTGCCGTGTTGGCATCGCGTACCGCCTGCAGGCCTCCGCGTGGACGCAGCCATAGCCAGGCGAGGACCCGGCTCTCGAAGCGATCTGGCGCAGCGCCCTGGTTGAACAGGGCGCTGCGTTCCTGCCACAACCGCCACAGCGGCGTGAGCGCCTCAAGGTCGGCAAGCGGCGCGCCGTCACCCAGCGCCATGCACCAGGCATCCTGATCCTGACAGCAATAGATGAGGCAGAATCGATAGCGCTTGTTGGCTCGCAGCTCGCGCAGCCATTGGCCCGCGATCGCAGCAGGCGCGTCCAGCAACAGG is a genomic window of Stutzerimonas stutzeri containing:
- the rsmD gene encoding 16S rRNA (guanine(966)-N(2))-methyltransferase RsmD, producing the protein MANPPIRPSAHGGQGQLRIIGGEWRSRRFGFPDADGLRPTPDRVRETLFNWLAPYLSGARVLDPFTGSGALYLEALSRGASMALALDLNANAIASLRKHLDTLNCGQGQLLQSDALRYLETQTPTPFDLVFLDPPFNKNLLQPACELLEHKGWLARHAWIYTESEAMPSSLGLPGNWRLHREKKAGNVHYALWERSGEA
- a CDS encoding hydrolase, with translation MSVTFPDSALSPEPGATFSPAWWLRGGHLQTLWNPLCRRAPSLPRRRERLWLADGDFIDLDWYGPHDARVPLVLALHGLTGSSNSHYVRGLQQQLAQRDWASVAVNWRGCSGEPNLLPRAYHSGASDDLNEVIAHVQTARPLAPLYAVGYSLGGNVLLKYLGEHGTRAPLQRAVAVSVPFRLDQCADRIGLGFSRIYQAHFMREMVAYVRDKQRLFTQQGASEHLSTLQRLGSLDGMRTFWDFDGRFTAPLHGYDDATDYYRRASSRYFLPDIRTPTLLIQAEDDPFVFRHSVPEPNELSPTTTLELHRHGGHVGFVEGSPLKPRYYLERRIPQWLALD
- a CDS encoding M16 family metallopeptidase; its protein translation is MSERNLMHRSLIGLLLASCLGLAACSEDAGETAASIPIPTEETVATPAESGQAIANAKATETPRLESLAELGDQPLARRELDIQSWQTQGGARVLFVEAHQLPMFDLRLTFAAGSSQDGGTPGLAMLTNAMLNEGIEGKDVTAIAEGFEGLGAEFGNGSYRDMAVASLRSLSAQDKREPALQLFSQVVGRPTFPEDSLQRIKNQLLAGFEFQKQNPGKLASLELFEQLYQHHPYAHPSEGTPETIPRIDTAQLRAFHGKAYASGNAVIALVGDLDRAQAEAIAEQVSQALPQGPALPAPATPGDPTAGQHHIDFPSNQTHLMLAQLGIPRGHPDYAALYLGNQILGGGGFGTRLMEEVREKRGLTYGIYSGFSPMQTNGPFMINLQTRADLSEATLELVQRLVAEFLEQGPTQAELERSKREIAGSFPLSTASNADIVGQLGSIGFYGLPLTYLEDFMQQVQALSVEEVKAAMNEHLSPDGFVIVTAGPQVEQKPLPAPSEKPLEQPSSVPEH
- a CDS encoding glycosyltransferase family 2 protein, whose protein sequence is MEGFWLQWLGILGEIDKPQGLGYLLVMLFPAFLLLEVPLNLLVLVGVLRWFVRKPFVLPEGNGYQPRVSCVITCYSEGRDVQTTLLSLCEQTYRGEIELIPVVDGAAANHATMQAVRDFRVDTQLYPRRYLRPIAKWQRGGRVSSLNAGLEYSTGDIVMALDGDTSFDNDMVVNIVRHFQDPAVPAVAGSLRVRNSRVSLTTAMQALEYLLSIQMAKIGLSEWNVVNNVSGAFGAFRRSFLLKIGGWDTHTAEDLDITLRIKNYFGRRPLRIPFEPRAIGHTDAPATFRQFLLQRLRWDGDLFFLYARKHRHSFTPRLLGWPNFLAVLVSGFFFQLVLPFIIVGYFLVGLFTLQLSTFLVLALLVYLVYLANTLLGYLALLAMVSERPREDSWLLWAVPLFPLFMFVLRCWSAVAILNEMVRRGHEETAMAPWWVLRKAKRF
- a CDS encoding TolC family protein, whose protein sequence is MRRSCTFLAMMWMASASHAESLPLSRLLDTVEAAPVVRAVDAELTALDSLRQQREAEAGWQWFASAGAGRYRELVTEDVRDDYQGRDLALGLRHPLLGSLHRQLDAVKVVESERQQQQARRSLYRAQQRLALRSAYADWWRAQQESRWCEGHADSVQRSRDQLAERVRGGWLLASEARLLDGRWQALQRRCSESGQVLEETRYQLSVSSGQPVEAPLQAVPETLATTAQPLSAWLNGLEAHPRLDARREQLRLAEQSRHTPWYTGIDSSFSVAQSYEDRNGGSKPGSGLVASISLSAPFDPLAYGKARGDEREARHQAAMAQLQAERDLLVQAIGQALGAHRHAADELLEARQQRDAAALAVREQRLRLENSVDQAYAGAMSAALDQAYSELRLIAAWHGLWLRQAALQLFLDDSEVHPAMLGPVQLDWREWATNDAPVALMQPDRWRRGTYVWDSRRLLDANSRADELASLVQAGMQRIYLGLSAAQLAAPDRLKDQLQVTLSEARSQGLEVALLLGDPDWLLPARRQGLIDVLATLALLPFSALHLDLEVEQLGWPVPTARLQDWMDTLAEVAQASHWPVEISSHHRWFAAPRPGEYCVPCRLDQRGVRQISLMIYTRNPERSAELAQGIARRWPGLSFRLAQSVEPQLPAEQTWSGQSRAQLHAQEARWRQRLHAASITGIDWQDWSYYPH
- a CDS encoding HlyD family secretion protein encodes the protein MKIRFSSAKEHQPTHEQGLQVLYAPGKRLAFRLRWYLILLAVASPLLWLAGRWLLALWLIEAPAQVHLSSVELRSRDVGQVQQVLVEPGQRVTAGELLVRLDNPEWRARRFLLQAGAPQAVRDEVALARERALLRTSLDRAEAHVQRVRGLLEAGAATRGELMEATNQRDARLRDLYQLEQRSQPVVSADERQRELELAWLDSRLNELGVRAESDGKVGEIMAAPGENVGPGTPLLRLERDAEPQVWVYLHPSHAASAMPGKPLTLIFPDGSKRQAVVVQAVDDAAPVPAELRPPFSAPTRSLRVIARVHDGLPAQWRIDRLGLTARFPDPWFAFGG
- a CDS encoding M16 family metallopeptidase; protein product: MPPMLRHAAALLLGALYLPLVTAADGQPTHEFVLDNGLKVIVREDHRAPVVVSQLWYKVGSSYESPGQTGLSHALEHMMFKGSRKLGAGEASRILRELGAEENAFTSDDYTAYYQVLARDRLAVAFELEADRLASLQLPAEEFAREIEVIKEERRLRTDDKPSALAYERFKAMAYPASGYHTPTIGWMADLNRMTIDELRHWYQAWYAPNNATLVVVGDVTRDEVQALAARYFGPIERRPLPSAKRPLELAEPGERRLTLHVKTQVPSLMMAFNMPSLATVEDARQIHALRLISALLDGGYSARLPQQLERGEELVTSASAWYNAYARGDSLFMLSAAPNVQKGRSLQEVEAGLWRQLEQLKQNAPSEAELERVRAQVIAGLVYERDSITQQATTIGQLETVGLSWRLMDEELSALEAVTPDDIQQAARTFFTRSRLSVAHVLPEESRDE
- a CDS encoding diguanylate cyclase domain-containing protein, yielding MPVLPRVAVLGGTHLGRTTLQIDRYDGLPALLASTDYDVLLLDAPAAIAGQWLRELRANKRYRFCLIYCCQDQDAWCMALGDGAPLADLEALTPLWRLWQERSALFNQGAAPDRFESRVLAWLWLRPRGGLQAVRDANTAQHYRYPVLEALEDDETPNAFAWLQLMVQQGWLEEGELLDRVRLCIGCGSGRLNYVDVCPECETLDIARQPSLHCFTCGHVGAQEHFLKDGLLLCPNCLSRLRHIGSDYDRPLENYRCRGCQAFFVDADIEARCLDCGRSHEPDKLRVREVRNYRLAESGRLRCRQGYSTTVTHHDQFGRLNLLSPKSFHELLNWQLQLVRRYKAPAFSMLGLRFVNLTATVSELGELRGHALIDGLVERLQEAVRDTDRCSRVSEEVLWIMMPHTDAMGLDVVRKRLAQGAEQLVQGQIGRLQLRHAGFTAPGDLLEQEDAALLLARLNGALV